DNA sequence from the Deinococcus multiflagellatus genome:
CTGACCGCCTATGGCCCCCGGTCTGCCCCGTGGGTGCTGCTGACGATGGTGGTGGGCGGCGCCTTGCTGTCGCCCCACCCACCGGACCTGATCGCGGCGGTGGTCACCACGGCGGTGTATACCCTGGGCGGCGCCCTGCTGCGGCGCGGCGCGGGCTGGCGCACCGGGCCGGTGCAGCTGCGGGATGTGGCCCGCTTGGCCACCGCAGCGGTGCTCACCTCTGGGCTGGCGGCGATGGGCACGGTGTCGGTGCTGCGCCTGAACGGCACCCTCAGCTCGCCGCCGTGGGCCGAGGCCATTCTCAACTGGTGGGTGGGCGATCTGGTGGGCATCATGGCCCTGACCCCGGCGCTGCTGCTGGGGGCCCGGGCGGCCCGGCGCGCCCCAGAGCCCCCGGCGGTGTGGGCGCGCGTGGCGGGGGCCGCCCTGCCGCTGCTGGCCATTCCGCTGACCCTGGCGCTGGTGCTGGGGCTGGCGGTGGCCCACGGATTGCAGGTGCTGTACCTGTGTTTTTTGCCGCTGCTGTGGCTGGCCCTGCAGCAGCCCCTGGGGGTGGTCACGCTGGGCACGCTGCTGATGAGTGCGGGCATCACCGTGCTGGTGTGGTGGAGTGACGCCCCGGCCCAGCAGCGCCTGGACGTACAGCTGCTGATGGTGACCCTGGCCCTGACCACCCTGGTGGTGGCCACCCTGAGTGCCGAGCGCCGCACGCAGCGCGAACACCTGGCCCGCCTGGCGCTGCATGACCCCCTGACCGGCCTGCCCAACCGCCGCGCTTTTCTGACGCGGCTGGGCGAGCTGCTAGGCGCCGGGCACCCGGCGGTGCTGGTGCTGTTTCTGGACATTGACCGCCTGAAGTGGGTGAACGACACGCTGGGCCACGCGGCGGGCGACGCGTACCTCAAGGCGATGGCCGGGCGGCTGCTGCGCGCGTTGCCCGCCCGGGGGGTGGCGGCCCGGCTGGGCGGCGACGAGTTTGCCCTGGCCGCGCCGCTGCGCGCCGACAGTGAGGCCGCGCCCTGCGCAGAACGCCTCTTTGCTGCGCTGCAAGGCCCGCTGCAGGTGGCCGGCCACGAGCTGGCCCCGGCAGTCAGCGTGGGGGCCAGCTGCGCGCCCCGTGACGGTACGGCGGTGGACGCCCTGTTGCTGCGGGCCGACGAGGCCATGTACGAGGCCAAGCGCACCGGCGCGGGCCTGGGGTGGTCGGTGGCCGCTGCGCCCAGTTACCCCGCGCTGCAGTACGAGCACGACCTGCGCCGGGCCCTGGCCAGCGGCAGAGAACTGGAACTGCATTACCAGCCGCAGGTGGACCTGCGCACCATGACGGTCAGCGGCTTTGAAGCCCTGGTGCGCTGGCGCCACCCCGAGCGCGGCCTGATCTCGCCGGGCGCTTTTTTGCCGGTGGCCGAGCGTACCGGCCTGATTGTTCCGCTGGGTTCGTGGGTGCTGCGCGGGGCCACCGCGCAACTGGGGCGCTGGCAGGCCCAGACCGGCCGGCCGCTGCGCATGGCGGTCAACCTCGCCGCCGCGCAGCTGCCGTCGCCCGGCCTGGTGGACGAGGTGCGCCGGGCCCTGGCCGACAGCGGCGTGGCCGGCGCGCACCTGGAACTGGAACTCACCGAAAGCGCCCTGCTGACTGACCCCGCGCGGGCGGCCGAGGTGCTCACCCAGATTGCGGCCCTGGGGGTGCGCATGGCGCTGGACGACTTTGGCACTGGCTATTCCAGCCTCAGTCACCTCAAGGCGTTTCCGGTGAGCACCCTGAAGATTGACCGCGCCTTTGTGCAGGCGCTGGACAGTCCGCTGGAACGGCGGCTGGTGCAGGGGGTGGTGGCGCTGGGGCAGGTGATGGGCCTGTGCGTGCTGGCCGAGGGCGCCGAGACCCCCGAGCAGGTGCGCTGGGTGCGCGACCTGGGTTGCGACGCGGTGCAGGGCTACGCCCTGGGCCGGCCCCTGCCGCCCGAACAGGCCGCCGCGCTGCTGGCCGCACCCCCTACACTGCCGTCATGACCTTTTCCATCGTGGGGCGCGATCCGCGCACGGGTGACCTGGGTGTGGCGGTGGCCAGCAAGTTCCTGGCGGTGGGGGCGCTGGTGCCCTTTGTGCAGGGCGGCGTGGGCGCGGTGGCCACC
Encoded proteins:
- a CDS encoding putative bifunctional diguanylate cyclase/phosphodiesterase, with the translated sequence MPVRVRLLPAALFLALYLALQATALLFQGARGLSAWYLPAGLVLAFLTAYGPRSAPWVLLTMVVGGALLSPHPPDLIAAVVTTAVYTLGGALLRRGAGWRTGPVQLRDVARLATAAVLTSGLAAMGTVSVLRLNGTLSSPPWAEAILNWWVGDLVGIMALTPALLLGARAARRAPEPPAVWARVAGAALPLLAIPLTLALVLGLAVAHGLQVLYLCFLPLLWLALQQPLGVVTLGTLLMSAGITVLVWWSDAPAQQRLDVQLLMVTLALTTLVVATLSAERRTQREHLARLALHDPLTGLPNRRAFLTRLGELLGAGHPAVLVLFLDIDRLKWVNDTLGHAAGDAYLKAMAGRLLRALPARGVAARLGGDEFALAAPLRADSEAAPCAERLFAALQGPLQVAGHELAPAVSVGASCAPRDGTAVDALLLRADEAMYEAKRTGAGLGWSVAAAPSYPALQYEHDLRRALASGRELELHYQPQVDLRTMTVSGFEALVRWRHPERGLISPGAFLPVAERTGLIVPLGSWVLRGATAQLGRWQAQTGRPLRMAVNLAAAQLPSPGLVDEVRRALADSGVAGAHLELELTESALLTDPARAAEVLTQIAALGVRMALDDFGTGYSSLSHLKAFPVSTLKIDRAFVQALDSPLERRLVQGVVALGQVMGLCVLAEGAETPEQVRWVRDLGCDAVQGYALGRPLPPEQAAALLAAPPTLPS